One genomic window of Fibrobacter sp. UWT2 includes the following:
- a CDS encoding LysR family transcriptional regulator, with translation MTLQQLKYAIAIADTRNITEASKRVFISQPSLTAAIHDLEEEMGVTIFNRSNKGVTITNEGDEFLSYARQVLEQATLMEDRYKGGKSGNTIFSVSCQHYSFAVNAFVDVIRKFGGPSYDFTLRETQTNEIIDDIAKLKSEIGVLYLSDKNEKVIKKLIQKNNLVFEELFATPLHVFMSSKNPLAKKEKITLEDLKPYPYLTYEQGDFNSFYFAEEPLTAIDFDCPRNIKVRDRATLFNLLIGLDGYTICSGVISHKLNGRNIIARQLDVHDKMTIGYVMRKGVTPSRYAKAYIAALMRHCR, from the coding sequence ATGACTTTACAACAACTTAAGTACGCCATCGCCATCGCCGATACGCGCAATATTACCGAAGCATCCAAGCGCGTATTCATCTCGCAACCGAGCCTTACGGCGGCCATTCATGACCTCGAAGAAGAAATGGGCGTCACCATCTTTAACCGCTCCAATAAAGGCGTCACGATCACTAACGAGGGTGATGAATTCCTTTCTTATGCAAGGCAAGTTTTGGAACAAGCGACTCTCATGGAAGACCGCTACAAAGGTGGAAAAAGTGGCAACACCATCTTCTCCGTGAGCTGTCAGCATTACTCTTTTGCGGTCAACGCATTCGTCGATGTCATCCGAAAATTCGGTGGTCCGAGCTACGATTTTACGCTCCGAGAGACCCAAACAAATGAAATTATTGACGATATTGCGAAGTTAAAAAGCGAAATTGGGGTACTTTATTTGAGCGATAAGAACGAAAAAGTCATAAAAAAACTCATACAAAAGAACAATTTGGTCTTTGAAGAGCTCTTTGCGACCCCCTTGCACGTGTTTATGTCGTCTAAAAACCCGCTCGCCAAGAAAGAAAAAATCACGCTAGAAGACTTGAAGCCGTATCCATACCTGACCTACGAACAGGGCGATTTCAATTCCTTCTACTTTGCCGAAGAACCCCTAACCGCTATTGATTTCGATTGTCCGCGCAATATCAAGGTCCGCGACCGCGCCACGCTTTTCAACCTACTTATCGGCCTTGACGGCTACACCATTTGCTCCGGCGTGATCAGCCACAAGCTCAACGGCCGCAACATTATCGCAAGGCAACTCGACGTCCACGACAAAATGACCATCGGTTACGTGATGCGAAAAGGCGTAACGCCATCGCGCTACGCCAAAGCATATATTGCAGCCCTAATGCGACACTGCAGATAA
- the metE gene encoding 5-methyltetrahydropteroyltriglutamate--homocysteine S-methyltransferase: MSNKKTSVIGFPRIGKARELKFASEKFFKGEISEAELQNVAAEIRQYGWAKQKAAGIDFIPSNDFSFYDNVLDTAFLFGIVPERYKSLNLSTLEKYFAAAHGYQGEKGDVKALPMKKWFNTNYHYIVPEIDDASEFKVNDSKPVQEFNEAKAAGIKTVPTLIGAYTFLRLARYNGKKQAKDFAASAVAAYAKVAELLAAAGAEWISFAEPALVFDVTAEEKQLFKSIYVELIKKVRAAGLKIALQTYFGDIRDVYQDVAALGFDALGLDFVEGLKSLELIKSGFPKNTLLLAGIVNGKNIWRADYAQKNALLAEIVSAVGAENVVVGTSCSLLHVPYTVAAEQKLPAETLRHFAFAEEKLVELAELASGDAAALEKNKALFATPRVQANAKVQAELAALSAADFERKPSRLERREVQKAEFKLPAFPTTTIGSFPQTAEVRANRAAFRKGEISKEQYVEFNKKKIAECIKLQEEIGLDVIVHGEFERNDMVEYFGTKIDGFIFTQNAWVQSYGTRCVKPPVVWGDVSRSAPITVEWSVYAQSCTKKPVKGMLTGPVTILNWSFPREDVSLKVQAQEIGFAIRDEVLDLEKNGIRIIQIDEAALREKLPLRKSDWHKEYLDWAIPAFRLVHAKVKPETQIHTHMCYSEFNDIVRDIDNMDADVITFEASRSDLKLLDALNEAKFETQVGPGVYDIHSPRVPSEQEIVDALHKIIAKVPQQNVWVNPDCGLKTRGETETTASLKNLVAAAKKLRAE, translated from the coding sequence ATGAGCAATAAAAAAACATCTGTAATCGGTTTCCCGCGCATTGGTAAGGCCCGCGAACTCAAGTTTGCAAGCGAAAAGTTCTTCAAGGGCGAAATCTCCGAAGCGGAGCTCCAGAACGTCGCCGCCGAGATCCGTCAGTACGGTTGGGCAAAGCAGAAGGCCGCCGGCATCGACTTTATTCCTTCGAATGATTTCTCGTTCTACGATAACGTTCTCGATACCGCATTCTTGTTCGGCATTGTTCCGGAACGTTACAAGAGCTTGAACCTGAGCACGCTCGAAAAGTATTTCGCAGCCGCTCACGGTTACCAGGGCGAAAAGGGCGACGTGAAGGCCCTCCCCATGAAGAAGTGGTTCAATACGAACTACCACTACATTGTTCCGGAAATCGATGACGCTTCTGAATTCAAGGTGAATGATTCCAAGCCGGTGCAGGAATTCAACGAAGCAAAGGCTGCCGGAATCAAGACCGTGCCGACTTTGATTGGCGCCTACACGTTCCTCCGCTTGGCCCGCTATAATGGCAAGAAGCAGGCGAAGGATTTCGCCGCCTCTGCAGTAGCCGCTTACGCAAAGGTCGCTGAACTGCTCGCCGCTGCCGGTGCCGAATGGATCAGCTTTGCCGAACCCGCCTTGGTATTCGACGTGACCGCCGAAGAAAAGCAGCTCTTCAAGTCTATTTATGTGGAGCTCATCAAAAAGGTGCGTGCCGCAGGCCTCAAGATTGCCTTGCAGACTTACTTTGGCGATATCCGCGATGTGTATCAGGATGTGGCTGCCCTCGGTTTCGATGCCCTCGGTCTTGATTTTGTCGAAGGCCTCAAGTCGCTGGAACTCATCAAGTCTGGTTTCCCGAAGAATACGCTCCTGCTTGCCGGTATCGTGAACGGCAAGAACATCTGGCGTGCCGATTACGCCCAGAAGAATGCCTTGCTCGCCGAAATCGTGAGTGCTGTCGGTGCAGAAAACGTAGTGGTTGGAACTTCTTGCTCGCTGTTGCATGTGCCGTATACGGTCGCTGCTGAACAGAAGCTTCCTGCTGAAACGCTCCGTCACTTCGCCTTCGCCGAAGAAAAACTCGTTGAACTTGCTGAACTTGCAAGCGGTGACGCCGCTGCCCTTGAAAAGAATAAGGCTCTCTTTGCCACTCCGCGTGTGCAGGCAAATGCCAAGGTGCAGGCTGAACTTGCCGCCCTCAGTGCCGCTGACTTTGAACGCAAGCCGAGCCGCCTCGAACGTCGCGAAGTGCAGAAGGCTGAATTCAAGCTGCCCGCATTCCCGACGACCACAATCGGCTCCTTCCCGCAGACTGCTGAAGTCCGCGCAAACCGCGCCGCATTCCGCAAGGGTGAAATCTCCAAGGAACAGTATGTGGAATTCAACAAGAAGAAGATTGCCGAATGCATCAAGCTGCAAGAAGAAATCGGCCTCGACGTAATTGTCCACGGTGAATTCGAACGCAATGACATGGTGGAATATTTCGGCACGAAGATTGACGGCTTTATCTTTACGCAGAACGCTTGGGTGCAGAGCTATGGCACTCGTTGCGTGAAACCGCCTGTAGTTTGGGGCGACGTGAGCCGCAGTGCTCCGATTACCGTTGAATGGTCTGTATACGCCCAAAGCTGCACCAAGAAGCCGGTGAAGGGCATGCTCACGGGCCCGGTGACGATTCTCAACTGGTCTTTCCCGCGCGAAGACGTTTCGCTGAAGGTGCAGGCACAGGAAATCGGCTTCGCTATCCGCGACGAAGTCCTTGACCTTGAAAAGAACGGCATTCGCATTATTCAGATTGATGAAGCCGCCCTCCGCGAAAAGTTGCCGCTGCGTAAGAGCGACTGGCACAAGGAATACCTTGACTGGGCCATTCCGGCATTCCGCCTGGTGCATGCCAAGGTCAAGCCCGAAACGCAGATTCACACGCACATGTGCTATAGCGAATTCAACGACATCGTGCGCGATATCGACAACATGGACGCCGACGTGATCACCTTCGAAGCAAGCCGTTCTGACCTCAAGTTACTTGACGCCCTGAACGAAGCCAAGTTTGAAACTCAGGTGGGCCCGGGTGTGTATGACATTCACTCTCCGCGCGTTCCCTCGGAACAGGAAATTGTGGACGCTCTCCACAAGATCATTGCGAAAGTTCCGCAGCAGAATGTGTGGGTGAACCCCGATTGCGGCCTCAAGACCCGCGGCGAAACCGAAACGACGGCAAGCCTCAAGAATCTTGTGGCTGCTGCCAAGAAACTCCGCGCTGAATAA
- the folD gene encoding bifunctional methylenetetrahydrofolate dehydrogenase/methenyltetrahydrofolate cyclohydrolase FolD translates to MAALILDGKALAKTTEEELSARVAKLKEKTGKTPILATILVGDDPASATYVKMKGNACARVGMESIRVVLPKNTTTQELLDKIQELNENNDVHGILLQHPVPRHIDERAAFEAIDARKDVDGVTCLGFGRMAMGEPAYGCATPAGIMRLLKAYNIPLKGKHAVVVGRSAILGKPMALMLLNADCTVTICHSKTENLPEFVKQADILVGAVGKPEFIKKEWIKQGAVVVDAGYHPGGVGDIEKGLDDVASAYTPVPGGVGPMTINTLIYQSVESGEKYLG, encoded by the coding sequence ATGGCAGCACTCATCCTCGACGGCAAGGCCCTTGCCAAGACCACTGAAGAAGAACTCAGCGCCCGCGTGGCAAAGCTCAAGGAAAAGACGGGCAAGACCCCGATCCTCGCAACGATTTTGGTGGGTGACGATCCGGCAAGCGCCACTTACGTGAAGATGAAGGGCAACGCCTGCGCCCGCGTGGGCATGGAAAGCATCCGCGTGGTGCTCCCGAAGAACACCACCACGCAGGAACTCCTCGACAAGATTCAGGAACTCAACGAAAACAACGACGTACACGGCATTCTGCTGCAGCACCCGGTTCCGCGCCACATCGACGAACGCGCCGCTTTCGAAGCCATTGACGCCCGCAAAGACGTTGATGGCGTGACTTGCCTCGGCTTTGGCCGCATGGCAATGGGCGAACCTGCTTACGGTTGCGCAACGCCGGCTGGCATTATGCGCCTCCTGAAAGCCTACAACATTCCCCTCAAGGGTAAGCACGCCGTGGTTGTTGGCCGCAGTGCCATCCTTGGCAAGCCCATGGCTCTCATGCTCTTGAATGCAGACTGCACCGTGACCATTTGCCACAGCAAGACCGAAAACCTGCCCGAATTCGTGAAGCAGGCCGACATCTTGGTCGGTGCCGTGGGCAAGCCGGAATTCATCAAGAAGGAATGGATCAAGCAGGGTGCCGTCGTGGTTGATGCCGGCTACCATCCGGGTGGCGTCGGCGATATCGAAAAGGGCCTTGATGACGTGGCATCCGCCTACACTCCGGTTCCGGGCGGTGTGGGTCCCATGACCATCAACACGCTCATCTACCAGAGCGTAGAATCCGGCGAAAAGTATTTGGGATAA
- a CDS encoding FKBP-type peptidyl-prolyl cis-trans isomerase, with translation MALSLVLVACGGGEKPAVDPAPVAATAVADSSKPDLNNPVDRYSYALGMDLGKAVANVNVDLNIAVLMGAIKDQVDSSRTVLMSDSASESALQDLLLQMQKKKEADDKAQAQKALDEQAKFFAENAKDSTVKKTPKGVQYKVIKAGTGISPKMGDKVQVHYIGALLDGTEFDNSVKRGEPLEFPVDAVIEGWQDLLQVMKEGDKVKAWIPSALAYGEAGVPPMIPANAMLVFEVELLKVFAEVPAIDSAAVAPAAPAAAPKAETKPAEPAKAEAKPAEKKAEAKPAEKKAEAKPAEKKAEVKPAEKKPEAKPAEAAKPAAKPAEAAKPAPKK, from the coding sequence TTGGCACTGTCTTTGGTGCTGGTAGCTTGTGGTGGCGGTGAAAAACCCGCTGTAGACCCCGCTCCCGTGGCTGCTACGGCTGTTGCGGACTCGTCGAAACCGGATTTGAACAACCCCGTTGACCGCTATAGCTATGCGCTGGGCATGGATTTGGGCAAGGCTGTGGCGAATGTCAATGTCGACTTGAACATTGCCGTGCTCATGGGCGCCATCAAGGACCAGGTGGATTCTAGCCGCACAGTACTGATGAGTGATTCTGCGTCGGAATCGGCCTTGCAGGACTTGCTTTTGCAGATGCAGAAGAAGAAGGAAGCTGACGACAAGGCTCAGGCCCAGAAGGCTTTGGATGAACAGGCCAAGTTCTTTGCCGAAAACGCCAAGGATTCTACGGTCAAGAAGACTCCGAAGGGTGTGCAGTACAAGGTGATCAAGGCCGGTACGGGCATTTCTCCCAAGATGGGCGACAAGGTGCAGGTGCACTATATTGGCGCTCTCCTGGACGGCACGGAATTCGACAATAGCGTCAAGCGCGGCGAACCGCTGGAATTCCCGGTGGATGCCGTGATTGAAGGCTGGCAGGACTTGCTGCAGGTTATGAAGGAAGGCGACAAGGTGAAGGCTTGGATTCCGAGCGCCCTTGCCTATGGCGAAGCTGGCGTGCCCCCGATGATTCCGGCCAATGCGATGCTGGTGTTCGAGGTGGAACTCTTGAAGGTTTTTGCCGAAGTGCCTGCCATCGACAGCGCTGCTGTGGCTCCTGCTGCCCCTGCGGCTGCCCCGAAGGCTGAAACAAAGCCGGCAGAACCCGCCAAGGCCGAAGCGAAACCGGCTGAAAAGAAGGCTGAGGCTAAGCCCGCTGAAAAAAAGGCTGAGGCTAAGCCCGCTGAAAAAAAGGCTGAGGTAAAGCCTGCTGAAAAGAAGCCGGAAGCGAAGCCTGCCGAAGCAGCAAAACCCGCTGCCAAGCCGGCCGAAGCCGCGAAACCCGCTCCTAAGAAGTAA
- a CDS encoding RNA polymerase sigma factor, protein MNRKNLLDRMTFSKLYEAYAPMVYRRCVFLLKDDAEAKDMVQNVFLRVYEHIDSLDLSQPSSLLWNTATRLCLNRIRDKKRRGLDVDSSELLLTIACAEEDDGVEARGLLAKIFSKEQESTRTIATLHYVDGMTLEETAETVGLSVSGVRKRLRTLQAKIKNLEVER, encoded by the coding sequence ATGAACAGGAAAAATCTCCTTGACCGCATGACTTTTTCGAAACTCTACGAGGCTTACGCCCCGATGGTTTACAGACGCTGTGTGTTTTTGCTCAAGGATGATGCCGAAGCCAAGGATATGGTGCAAAACGTGTTTTTGCGCGTATACGAACATATCGATTCCCTGGATTTGTCACAACCGTCAAGCTTGTTGTGGAATACGGCGACCAGGCTTTGCCTGAACCGCATTCGCGACAAGAAACGCCGCGGGCTAGATGTGGATTCGAGCGAACTTTTGCTCACCATCGCCTGCGCCGAAGAAGATGACGGCGTGGAAGCCAGGGGACTTTTGGCAAAGATTTTTTCTAAGGAGCAGGAATCGACCCGCACGATTGCGACGCTGCATTATGTAGACGGCATGACTCTGGAAGAAACTGCTGAAACCGTTGGACTTTCGGTGAGCGGCGTGCGCAAGCGTTTGCGTACCCTGCAAGCCAAGATTAAAAATCTGGAGGTTGAAAGATGA
- a CDS encoding caspase family protein — protein sequence MKKILGRILFCDFLSGSAIFCLVCLVAILAAASNAHAATNSGEIAINRYVFAVSANNGGKGRPVLRYAESDARAFANVLSQMGGVSKQNVYRVTEPSVASLQSQLDALDKKLQASKSAKGADANSREEVLVYYSGHADEKGLRLGEEIYSWKEFRKRVDALHADVKIAVIDACGSGAITRAKGGVAVPAFMVDKSSDMKGYAFITSSTQDESSQESDKLKGSFFTHSLVSGLRGAGDVSGDGKVTLSEAYQFAFNETLQKTEATMGGAQHPSRDMNLAGTGDVVMTDLRSTSAGLELDENVDGHLFIRDEKGELVAELYKKSGRAMSLGFPAGKYSVRLERPAEYKEASITLYDNNRARLGKKQFTAVAVEKTALRGEIKSERSCANGDTAKCSLDSLDRNGVSRTTFGFYDRDKDPRKGVQLGLFATKTKDYMVGSQVSLFVNSASKDMRGIQITGILNIANENIDGAQISGAVNYAESVDGLQLSYINWASEKSEGAQIGFVNAALDTMRYLQLGFVNASEYSKTHVGFVNTSMGSKVQVGFVNVAKDNDVQVGFTNVAVNSRVGVGFVNATAWEGGTQVGYVNVAPKSKGRQVGFVNVCLECEKTPVGFISVVGNGVWSATTSLNEMGALDLSLHLGTAYFYTAFEWARPFEKGEGFEHFEDHYESGYGIGTQFGKYGNHFELEYMFLNAFENVAFSGENNYNYHHRLRLGFVHKLFPGLGLTVGGSLNWATIGDADEIWLKPWNNYHDDFGSEKHKARWWPGFYSGITVGRF from the coding sequence ATGAAGAAGATTTTGGGTAGAATTTTATTCTGCGATTTTTTGTCGGGTTCGGCTATTTTCTGCCTGGTTTGCCTGGTGGCGATTTTGGCGGCGGCGAGCAACGCCCATGCCGCTACGAATTCTGGCGAGATCGCAATTAACCGTTACGTGTTTGCCGTGAGTGCAAACAACGGTGGTAAGGGCCGCCCGGTGCTGCGCTATGCCGAAAGCGATGCCCGCGCCTTTGCGAATGTGCTTTCGCAGATGGGCGGTGTGTCTAAGCAGAATGTTTACCGTGTGACTGAACCTAGCGTTGCCTCTTTGCAAAGCCAGCTGGATGCGCTCGATAAAAAGCTGCAGGCTTCGAAGTCTGCGAAGGGTGCCGATGCGAATTCCCGCGAAGAAGTGCTGGTGTATTACAGCGGCCACGCCGATGAAAAGGGACTGCGCCTCGGTGAAGAAATTTACAGCTGGAAGGAATTCCGCAAGCGTGTGGATGCCTTGCATGCCGATGTGAAAATTGCCGTGATTGACGCTTGCGGCTCGGGCGCCATTACGCGCGCGAAGGGCGGTGTCGCTGTCCCTGCGTTCATGGTCGACAAAAGCAGCGACATGAAAGGCTACGCCTTTATCACCAGCAGCACTCAAGATGAGTCGAGCCAGGAAAGTGATAAGCTGAAGGGTTCCTTCTTCACGCATTCGCTGGTGAGCGGCCTTCGCGGCGCGGGCGACGTGAGCGGGGATGGCAAGGTGACGCTTTCTGAAGCTTATCAGTTTGCCTTCAACGAAACGCTCCAGAAAACGGAAGCTACGATGGGTGGCGCCCAGCACCCCAGCCGCGACATGAATTTGGCGGGCACCGGGGATGTGGTGATGACGGATTTGCGCAGCACGAGCGCAGGCTTGGAATTGGACGAGAATGTAGACGGTCACTTGTTCATCCGCGACGAAAAGGGTGAACTTGTCGCCGAACTTTACAAGAAATCTGGTCGCGCCATGAGCCTCGGGTTCCCTGCCGGCAAGTACAGCGTACGCTTGGAACGTCCTGCCGAATATAAGGAAGCATCGATCACGCTTTATGACAACAACCGTGCGCGTCTCGGCAAAAAGCAGTTCACGGCGGTCGCTGTCGAAAAGACGGCTCTTCGTGGCGAAATCAAGAGCGAACGTTCTTGCGCTAATGGCGATACGGCAAAATGCTCCCTGGATTCGCTTGACCGCAACGGAGTTTCTCGCACGACGTTTGGTTTTTACGACCGCGACAAGGATCCGCGCAAGGGCGTGCAGCTGGGCCTTTTTGCGACCAAGACGAAAGACTACATGGTCGGTTCGCAGGTGAGCTTGTTTGTGAACAGCGCAAGTAAAGATATGCGAGGCATTCAAATAACAGGTATCTTGAATATCGCGAACGAAAATATTGACGGCGCGCAGATTTCGGGTGCCGTGAACTATGCCGAAAGCGTTGATGGTTTGCAGCTATCCTATATCAACTGGGCGTCTGAAAAATCCGAAGGTGCGCAGATCGGTTTTGTGAACGCCGCTCTCGATACCATGCGCTACTTGCAGCTGGGTTTTGTGAATGCTTCTGAATACAGCAAGACTCACGTTGGTTTTGTGAACACGAGTATGGGCTCCAAAGTACAGGTCGGCTTTGTCAATGTGGCTAAGGACAATGATGTTCAGGTGGGCTTTACGAATGTGGCGGTCAATTCCCGTGTAGGCGTGGGCTTTGTGAATGCCACGGCTTGGGAAGGCGGCACGCAGGTGGGTTACGTGAATGTGGCGCCCAAGTCCAAGGGCCGCCAGGTGGGTTTTGTGAACGTTTGCTTGGAATGCGAAAAGACTCCGGTGGGCTTTATCAGCGTGGTCGGTAACGGTGTATGGTCTGCTACCACCTCCTTGAACGAAATGGGAGCTCTGGATCTTTCACTCCACTTGGGTACGGCTTATTTCTACACCGCCTTTGAATGGGCTCGTCCCTTTGAAAAGGGTGAAGGATTCGAACACTTTGAAGATCACTACGAAAGCGGTTATGGTATCGGTACGCAGTTCGGCAAGTACGGCAACCACTTTGAGTTGGAATACATGTTCTTGAATGCCTTCGAAAATGTTGCTTTCAGCGGTGAAAACAATTACAATTACCACCACCGCCTGCGCTTGGGCTTTGTACATAAGCTGTTCCCAGGGTTAGGCCTTACGGTGGGTGGCTCGCTGAACTGGGCGACGATTGGCGATGCGGACGAGATTTGGCTCAAGCCCTGGAACAACTACCACGACGATTTTGGTAGCGAAAAGCATAAGGCTCGTTGGTGGCCCGGCTTCTACTCGGGCATTACCGTGGGTAGATTCTAA
- a CDS encoding Hpt domain-containing protein, giving the protein MITVDKLNTFGANTAEGLARCFGNEALYLKLVATIPNEANFGKLKDAIEGKNLKDAFEAAHALKGVLGNLSLSNLRAGYRNH; this is encoded by the coding sequence ATGATAACCGTCGATAAACTGAACACTTTTGGGGCAAATACCGCCGAAGGGCTTGCACGCTGCTTCGGGAACGAGGCTCTTTATTTGAAACTCGTGGCGACCATCCCCAATGAAGCCAATTTCGGCAAACTGAAAGATGCCATTGAAGGGAAAAACCTGAAGGACGCCTTCGAGGCGGCCCACGCGCTGAAGGGCGTTCTCGGGAACCTCTCTCTCTCCAATCTACGCGCCGGTTATAGAAATCACTGA
- a CDS encoding bifunctional diguanylate cyclase/phosphodiesterase: protein MKKLRQITTIKRHVLIVDDEVVNREILGNILSVNYDVEYADNAKDALAALSRQDKRFSLILLDLLMPVMDGFEFLKKRETTETLKRIPVIVMTSEKESEVRSLKLGAADFIAKPFDMPEVVLARCERIIELCEDRDIIRQTERDHISGLYTKDYFFEYIRQIELWSRDIPRDAIVFDIEQFHLVNEFCGRDFGDHLLAEIGEALEKELASMNAIACRADADTFYIFATHQENYDNIRDIVQGIITEFFEVNHIRVRCGLWENVDRNVEIEAWFDRAKAACDKNRGDLSQSFTRYNNEMHSRYMFEETLIRDLQSAIDNKNLVVYYQPKFNIEGDTPRLTSAEALIRWIHPTLGFISPGDFIPLFEGNGLIQKVDNFVWNEVAKQIRKWKDEFGVTVPVSVNVSRIDILDPELEAKLLRLLEENGLSPEEYMLEVTESAYCENMERLIEVIENLRKKGFRIEMDDFGAGYSSLNMITTLPIDILKIDMSFVRNMEKSERDLKLVELVADIAKFLKIPAVAEGVETASQLKILKEMGCQIIQGYYFSKPVPPKDFAPFIEKELEHRRGA, encoded by the coding sequence ATGAAAAAACTACGCCAGATCACTACCATCAAAAGACACGTCCTTATCGTAGACGACGAGGTGGTAAACCGCGAAATCCTGGGTAATATCCTTTCCGTGAACTACGACGTCGAATATGCCGACAACGCCAAGGATGCTCTCGCAGCACTCTCCAGACAAGACAAGCGGTTTTCGCTTATCCTATTGGACCTACTCATGCCCGTGATGGACGGGTTTGAATTCCTGAAAAAAAGAGAAACCACCGAAACACTCAAGCGCATTCCGGTCATCGTGATGACCTCCGAAAAGGAATCCGAAGTCCGCAGCCTCAAACTGGGCGCCGCCGACTTTATCGCCAAACCCTTCGACATGCCCGAGGTGGTTCTCGCCCGCTGCGAAAGAATTATTGAGCTCTGCGAAGACAGGGATATTATCCGCCAGACGGAACGCGATCATATTTCCGGCCTTTACACCAAGGACTACTTCTTTGAATACATCCGCCAGATCGAGCTGTGGAGCAGGGACATTCCCCGCGACGCAATCGTCTTCGACATTGAGCAATTCCATTTGGTGAACGAATTTTGCGGAAGAGATTTCGGCGACCACCTGCTTGCCGAAATCGGCGAAGCCCTCGAGAAGGAGCTCGCCTCCATGAACGCCATCGCCTGCCGTGCGGATGCGGATACATTCTACATCTTCGCGACCCACCAGGAAAACTACGACAACATCCGAGACATTGTCCAGGGAATCATTACAGAATTCTTCGAGGTAAACCACATCCGCGTACGCTGCGGCCTATGGGAAAACGTGGACCGCAACGTAGAAATCGAGGCCTGGTTCGACCGCGCGAAAGCCGCCTGCGACAAGAACCGTGGCGATCTAAGCCAATCGTTCACCCGCTACAACAATGAGATGCATTCCCGCTACATGTTCGAGGAAACACTCATCCGCGACTTGCAAAGCGCCATAGACAACAAGAACCTGGTTGTCTATTACCAGCCCAAGTTTAACATCGAAGGCGACACCCCGCGGCTCACCAGTGCAGAAGCCCTTATCCGCTGGATACATCCGACGCTGGGATTCATCAGTCCGGGCGACTTTATTCCGCTGTTCGAAGGGAACGGGCTCATCCAGAAGGTGGACAACTTTGTCTGGAACGAAGTGGCAAAGCAAATTCGCAAATGGAAAGATGAATTCGGCGTAACGGTACCCGTTTCCGTGAACGTGTCCCGCATTGACATCCTGGATCCGGAACTGGAAGCGAAGCTCCTGCGGCTCCTCGAAGAAAACGGCCTTTCCCCGGAAGAATACATGCTTGAAGTGACCGAGAGCGCCTACTGCGAAAACATGGAGCGCCTTATCGAAGTCATCGAGAACCTGCGCAAGAAGGGATTCCGCATCGAGATGGACGATTTCGGCGCCGGATATTCTTCGTTGAACATGATTACGACGCTCCCCATCGACATTTTGAAAATTGACATGTCGTTTGTGCGCAACATGGAAAAGAGCGAACGCGACCTGAAACTCGTGGAACTAGTAGCGGACATTGCAAAATTCCTCAAGATTCCTGCCGTGGCAGAAGGCGTGGAAACAGCCTCCCAACTCAAAATACTCAAGGAAATGGGTTGCCAGATTATCCAGGGCTACTACTTCTCTAAACCGGTTCCGCCGAAGGACTTTGCGCCCTTCATCGAAAAGGAACTTGAACACCGGAGGGGCGCATGA